The proteins below are encoded in one region of Bdellovibrio bacteriovorus:
- a CDS encoding outer membrane protein assembly factor BamB family protein — translation MMKYVFAIYSIVVLVLLARAELKTWSMLDSGLRLQKSKEPKQAEVLQYDLSTEDKKESLSTYRRDNRRSGHHEVDASGFTPFQILWQVAEVNNGIHRASKSSPAADEQGFYVADDTGFLRTYDWQGRLRWQFYSGVSPRGMHSTPLTDKDSVYIGDYAGYVYALNKENGKLRWITKAGTTVGSSPFMHNGILYVGIELPEPEGFLLALEAKTGKWTWTSPLIGNHPHSSPTLDVPNAQILMGSNTGAMVAYDLKNGKPKWSFATNDDIKCAAAIHGGSAYFTSWDGFLYSLNTTTGLLQYRLPLDGSAMSCPSINKDGTLIAVTGFNKNFVVHGPSGKIVWSSEIKGLKSRAQSSPLVISYTQQEVAVFLCEEKALCVHDLHSGKVLQEIKMESPFSGSPVYFKNHLFISTSGKDGLLVLKN, via the coding sequence ATGATGAAATATGTTTTCGCTATTTACAGTATCGTCGTTCTGGTTCTTTTAGCACGGGCTGAACTTAAAACCTGGTCGATGCTTGATAGCGGTCTTCGCCTTCAGAAGTCGAAAGAGCCGAAGCAAGCAGAGGTCCTTCAGTATGATTTAAGTACAGAAGACAAAAAAGAAAGTTTATCAACCTATCGCCGCGACAACCGCCGGTCAGGCCATCACGAGGTGGATGCTTCGGGCTTCACTCCGTTTCAAATTCTGTGGCAAGTCGCCGAAGTTAATAATGGCATTCATCGCGCGAGCAAAAGTTCTCCGGCGGCAGATGAACAGGGATTTTATGTTGCTGATGATACAGGTTTTTTAAGAACTTATGATTGGCAGGGACGACTGCGCTGGCAGTTTTATAGTGGAGTCAGTCCTCGCGGCATGCACTCCACTCCATTGACGGATAAAGACAGTGTCTATATCGGAGATTATGCTGGTTACGTCTATGCCCTGAACAAAGAAAATGGAAAACTTCGCTGGATCACAAAGGCAGGCACAACCGTCGGATCTTCACCGTTTATGCATAATGGAATTCTTTATGTGGGGATCGAACTTCCAGAACCCGAAGGATTTTTACTCGCTCTCGAGGCAAAAACTGGAAAATGGACTTGGACGTCTCCGTTAATTGGAAATCATCCGCATTCATCTCCGACCCTGGATGTTCCTAACGCTCAGATTTTGATGGGATCTAACACCGGCGCGATGGTTGCCTATGACCTAAAAAATGGAAAACCAAAATGGTCTTTTGCAACCAATGACGATATTAAATGTGCCGCAGCCATTCATGGAGGAAGTGCTTACTTTACGTCCTGGGATGGTTTTTTGTATTCGCTTAATACTACAACAGGTCTTCTGCAATATCGTTTGCCTTTAGACGGCTCGGCGATGAGCTGCCCTTCTATAAATAAAGACGGAACTCTGATTGCAGTCACGGGTTTTAATAAAAACTTCGTCGTACATGGTCCTTCAGGGAAGATCGTTTGGTCCTCTGAAATCAAGGGACTCAAATCGCGCGCACAATCAAGTCCTCTTGTTATCAGTTATACTCAACAGGAAGTGGCCGTCTTTCTTTGTGAAGAAAAAGCGTTATGCGTGCATGACCTTCATTCGGGGAAGGTTTTACAAGAAATAAAAATGGAGAGCCCGTTTTCTGGCTCTCCCGTCTATTTCAAAAACCATCTTTTCATTTCAACATCAGGAAAAGACGGACTCTTGGTCCTTAAAAACTAA
- a CDS encoding pentapeptide repeat-containing protein, which produces MKRLAFYYSGLITFVGLLQLTYLGQRMFPPPKVNRLYFPSEEQVFTPAFPILNPGVQPLFPASEVILQERLYAPFVSLREANLSNRNLSKAHLSFADLRGSKLLGTDLSQALLYGAQLDGALFDKNTRLPFSHETALALGMKEQL; this is translated from the coding sequence ATGAAACGCCTGGCTTTTTACTACTCAGGATTAATCACCTTCGTGGGACTTTTGCAGCTGACCTATTTAGGTCAGCGCATGTTCCCTCCTCCCAAAGTAAATAGACTTTATTTTCCATCAGAAGAGCAGGTATTCACTCCTGCTTTTCCTATTTTAAATCCCGGGGTGCAACCCCTCTTCCCTGCTTCGGAAGTTATTTTGCAAGAGCGTCTGTATGCTCCTTTTGTCAGCTTGCGTGAAGCCAATCTTTCGAATCGAAATCTTTCTAAAGCTCACTTAAGTTTTGCAGATTTGCGCGGAAGTAAACTTCTCGGCACAGATCTTTCTCAAGCCTTGCTTTATGGGGCTCAACTGGACGGCGCTTTGTTCGATAAAAATACGCGGCTCCCCTTCTCTCATGAAACGGCCTTGGCATTGGGTATGAAAGAGCAGCTATGA
- a CDS encoding FAD-dependent oxidoreductase, translating to MAVSAKVSGPDFSKGVSEEILKDNESLLGHIGDEPVLLVRHEGDYFAVGAKCSHYGGPLEAGIVTGDKVMCPWHHSCFDLRTGEALKAPALSPIPAWHVEVRDNKVYVTDKKSPVITPRKGTETQQYVIVGAGAAGTAAAVMLRRKGFLGSITLIGEDKELPYDRPNLSKDFLAGNAPEEWIPLFTEDFYKQNRIRLELGVKVEKIDTHRNSVFISNGKSLKYDRCLLATGGTPRKPRIPGIDKGHVYLLRTLKDSRRIIARTSWASRVVIIGAGFIGLEVAASLRLRGMEVHVVAPEEMPLMNVVGVHVGSYLKKLHEQHGVKFHLGHGIKEIRDRSVVLDNKQSIDADFVVVGAGIQPNTELAEQAGCFTDNGILVNEYLETSMPGIFAAGDIARWPDPRSQRPIRVEHWEVAERQGQVAALNMMGDKVRFQDVPFFWTTHYGLTLCYIGHSDRFDRMDVLGDMEQVDFAVAYYEDRRIAALLTVGRDQENLKVEEALSHLDDEKVHEILAEYEHRFERIQSSPGFMEPSP from the coding sequence ATGGCTGTAAGTGCAAAAGTCAGCGGACCAGATTTCTCTAAGGGAGTTTCTGAAGAAATACTTAAAGACAATGAAAGCCTGCTTGGTCATATCGGTGATGAACCGGTTCTTTTAGTTCGTCACGAAGGCGATTATTTCGCGGTGGGTGCAAAGTGCTCTCACTATGGAGGCCCCTTAGAGGCCGGCATCGTGACAGGTGATAAAGTCATGTGTCCGTGGCATCACTCTTGTTTTGATTTAAGAACGGGGGAAGCTTTAAAAGCGCCGGCTTTAAGTCCCATTCCAGCTTGGCATGTTGAAGTCCGCGATAACAAAGTTTACGTCACCGATAAGAAAAGCCCTGTGATAACTCCACGTAAAGGCACAGAAACTCAACAGTATGTCATTGTCGGCGCCGGGGCTGCGGGGACTGCGGCTGCTGTGATGTTAAGAAGAAAAGGTTTCTTGGGAAGCATCACGCTGATCGGTGAAGACAAAGAACTTCCGTATGACCGTCCTAATCTTTCAAAAGATTTTTTGGCGGGGAATGCCCCTGAAGAATGGATTCCTCTTTTTACCGAAGATTTTTACAAACAAAATCGCATTCGTCTTGAATTGGGTGTCAAAGTTGAAAAAATTGATACGCATAGAAACTCTGTATTTATCTCGAATGGAAAATCTTTGAAATATGATCGCTGTTTACTCGCGACCGGAGGGACTCCTCGAAAGCCGCGCATTCCTGGAATTGATAAAGGGCATGTGTATTTGCTGCGAACATTGAAAGACAGTCGGCGCATTATCGCGCGCACGTCGTGGGCCTCTAGGGTCGTTATCATCGGGGCGGGTTTTATTGGGCTCGAAGTCGCGGCCTCTTTGCGCTTACGAGGGATGGAAGTTCATGTTGTGGCTCCAGAGGAAATGCCACTGATGAATGTCGTGGGCGTTCACGTCGGAAGTTATCTTAAAAAATTGCATGAACAGCATGGAGTGAAATTTCATCTAGGACACGGAATTAAGGAAATTCGCGATCGCAGCGTGGTGTTAGATAACAAGCAAAGCATTGATGCTGACTTCGTTGTAGTAGGAGCCGGAATACAACCAAACACGGAACTAGCCGAACAAGCGGGCTGCTTTACAGACAACGGAATTTTAGTAAATGAATATCTAGAAACCAGTATGCCCGGCATATTTGCTGCCGGAGATATCGCCCGTTGGCCCGATCCTCGCAGTCAAAGGCCGATTCGAGTCGAACACTGGGAGGTCGCTGAGCGCCAAGGGCAAGTGGCAGCGCTAAATATGATGGGTGATAAAGTGCGCTTCCAAGATGTGCCGTTCTTCTGGACAACACATTATGGACTGACCTTGTGTTACATTGGACATTCGGATCGTTTTGATCGCATGGATGTTTTGGGCGACATGGAGCAAGTGGATTTTGCCGTCGCCTATTACGAAGATCGAAGAATTGCGGCCTTGCTTACGGTGGGGCGTGATCAGGAAAATCTGAAAGTGGAAGAAGCGCTTTCGCATTTAGATGATGAAAAGGTACACGAAATCTTGGCTGAGTACGAACATCGTTTTGAACGGATTCAATCTTCGCCCGGGTTTATGGAGCCCTCACCCTGA